CAGTGCCCGGCGCGGAGCTTCGAAGACCAGTTCCTGTTTCATGCGGACACCTTCGTTACGACGTCGGCGCTGAGTACATCGCGCACCGCGGCGTCGACGGTCTCAAGCAGTCTCTGTTCCACCCCGGGCCGGCCCCGCACGAACACCGAGGCCCGATTCGCCTCGGGCAGCTCCTCGGCGACACACAACCCGTCGGGCAGTCGGCCGATCATGGGCAGCAGCGCCACGCCGAGCCCGGAGCGCACGGCCGACGCCAGACCGGAGAGGTCCGAGCATTCCGCGGCGATCTCGTAGGACGTGCCGATCTTGTCGAGGGCGGCGAATGTCGGCTCCCGCAGCGTGCACGGTTCCGAATAGACGACCAGGGGCAGCGGGCCGTCCGCCGGAACGCTGAACCCGCGCGCCGAGATCCAGCGCAGCGCCACCATGCCCGACGCGTTCGAGCGGTCCCAGCCGGAACCGTCGAGCAGAACCGCCAGGTCGACAGCACCG
The DNA window shown above is from Mycolicibacterium confluentis and carries:
- a CDS encoding LysR substrate-binding domain-containing protein; translation: MPQVLDIAPLRSVVAVADCGGFHRAAAVLHLTQSAVSQHVRRIEGVVGAPIVERSGRGAVFTEVGHRVVVHARRILAAHDAALADLGATQEKVLTIGATEHGADVMLPGLTDALSERLPAWRIRFRLDRNVTLADAIEHGAVDLAVLLDGSGWDRSNASGMVALRWISARGFSVPADGPLPLVVYSEPCTLREPTFAALDKIGTSYEIAAECSDLSGLASAVRSGLGVALLPMIGRLPDGLCVAEELPEANRASVFVRGRPGVEQRLLETVDAAVRDVLSADVVTKVSA